The Pempheris klunzingeri isolate RE-2024b chromosome 1, fPemKlu1.hap1, whole genome shotgun sequence genome includes a region encoding these proteins:
- the LOC139204971 gene encoding fibulin-7-like, with amino-acid sequence MFGSTAIVITLLCFCSLHPTFGQDCPSRQEIQGSLKQVQKLLSAHEASYLQSLRNLKKKINLLQSSAGKQTTRAINSTCTKLDAPLNGRKLGKSHSVGHEVHFLCDPGYELVGSESRVCQESLTWSGQQTSCRDINECTSSPCLNGGTCVDEVNQFSCVCAKGWSGATCQSPVPTFFVTMTNTSAATSPATAAAATLPAATTGPFVRPSRCTVMQGTTHCTCEPGYTISGRDSGTCTDIDECELFHNGQAGRLCLHACVNTPGGYRCSCPVGYNVTRDGRSCKDIDECATRQNNCTKDQICINTYGGFQCVRVDCPKVPNATYVKTSPMRCERNPCPVDNKACSQAPNSFSYHYLAVVSNLSAPRVMFRVSALRPMGDTLRFSLLGGKQARRHFTVQRSDRLTGQLMLVSPVQGPATLEAEVEMSELERRVQLGRYITKVTMFVSQYEF; translated from the exons ATGTTTGGGTCTACGGCGATTGTCATCACCTTATTGTGCTTCTGCTCGCTCCATCCTACTTTTGGACAG GACTGTCCCAGCAGACAGGAAATACAGGGCTCTCTAAAGCAGGTCCAGAAGCTTCTCTCAGCCCATGAAGCCTCGTACTTGCAGAGTCTGCGCAatctgaagaagaaaataaacctGTTGCAGAGCAGTGCAGGGAAACAGACCACAAGAGCCATCAACA GCACCTGCACAAAACTGGACGCGCCCCTCAATGGCAGGAAACTTGGCAAGTCACACAGTGTGGGCCACGAGGTTCACTTTCTGTGTGACCCCGGTTATGAACTGGTGGGATCAGAGAGCAGGGTTTGTCAGGAGAGCCTGACCTGGAGCGGCCAGCAGACTAGCTGCCGAG ACATCAATGAGTGCACATCCTCTCCGTGCCTCAATGGTGGAACATGTGTGGATGAAGTGAACcagttttcttgtgtttgtgccaAAGGCTGGTCCGGAGCTACCTGTCAGAGCCCCGTGCCAACAT TTTTTGTCACCATGACAAACACCTCTGCCGCCACCTCCCCTGCCACTGCCGCTGCTGCTACCTTACCGGCTGCCACCACTGGGCCCTTTGTTCGTCCATCACGCTGCACTGTAATGCAGGGGACCACCCACTGCACCTGTGAGCCAGGATACACCATTTCTGGAAGGGACAGTGGCACCTGCACTG ATATAGATGAATGTGAGCTGTTCCATAATGGCCAGGCTGGGAGACTGTGTTTACATGCTTGTGTTAACACCCCTGGAGGCTACCGCTGTTCCTGCCCTGTTGGATACAATGTGACCCGTGACGGACGCAGCTGTAAAG ACATTGATGAGTGTGCCACCAGACAAAACAACTGCACAAAGGACCAGATTTGCATTAACACATATGGTGGTTTCCAGTGTGTCCGTGTGGACTGCCCCAAAGTCCCTAATGCTACATATGTCAAGACATCGCCCAT GCGATGTGAGCGTAACCCCTGTCCTGTGGACAACAAGGCGTGTTCCCAAGCCCCAAACTCCTTCTCCTACCATTACCTGGCTGTCGTATCCAACTTGTCAGCCCCTCGTGTCATGTTCAGGGTCTCAGCATTACGCCCAATGGGTGACACGCTTCGCTTCTCCCTGCTGGGGGGAAAGCAAGCTCGGCGCCACTTCACAGTCCAGCGTTCAGACCGTCTCACAGGTCAGCTGATGCTGGTGAGCCCCGTACAAGGCCCTGCCACGCTGGAGGCAGAGGTGGAGATGAGTGAGCTGGAGAGACGAGTCCAGCTGGGGAGGTACATCACTAAAGTCACCATGTTTGTCTCCCAGTATGAGTTCTAG